A genome region from Coffea arabica cultivar ET-39 chromosome 7e, Coffea Arabica ET-39 HiFi, whole genome shotgun sequence includes the following:
- the LOC113700798 gene encoding dolichol-phosphate mannosyltransferase subunit 1-like — protein sequence MGNEQKENSNKYSIIIPTYNERLNIVLLMISREHIQLYSCEWVWEPLGVRRNVNFEIIVVDDGSPDGTQNFVKQLQSVYGKDHIRKYLPNFIRKQMETGADIVTGTRYVKGGGVHGWNLMRKLTSRGANVLAQTLLWPGVLDLTGSFRLYRKSVLQDVISSCVSKGYVFQMEMIVRATRKGYNIAEVPITFVDRVYGSSKLGGSEIVEYLKGLVYLLLTT from the exons ATGGGCAATGAGCAAAAGGAGAATAGCAATAAGTATAGTATAATCATCCCCACCTACAATGAGCGCCTCAACATTGTTCTCCTT ATGATTAGCCGTGAGCATATTCAGCTCTATAGTTGTGAGTGGGTGTGGGAACCATTAGGTGTAAGAAG GAATGTCAATTTTGAGATTATTGTTGTGGATGATGGAAGTCCAGATGGGACTCAAAATTTTGTTAAACAACTGCAATCTGTCTATGGAAAGGATCACATT CGAAAATATCTTCCAAACTTCATCAG GAAGCAGATGGAGACAGGTGCAGATATAGTTACTGGAACACGATATGTCAAAGGAGGTGGTGTGCATGGTTGGAATCTCATGCGCAAATTGACAAGCAGGGGAGCAAATGTCCTTGCGCAGACACTCCTTTGGCCTGGTGTATTAGACCTAACTGGATCTTTCCG GCTTTATAGGAAATCCGTGCTTCAAGATGTTATAAGCTCATGCGTGAGTAAAGGATATGTTTTTCAGATGGAGATGATTGTTCGTGCTACACGAAAAGGTTACAACATTGCTGAG GTTCCAATTACTTTTGTCGATAGAGTGTATGGGAGTTCAAAGCTTGGAGGATCTGAAATAGTTGAGTATTTGAAAGGTCTTGTATACCTTCTCCTCACAACTTAA